The following proteins are co-located in the Vibrio astriarenae genome:
- a CDS encoding nicotinate-nicotinamide nucleotide adenylyltransferase — MNKKVAIFGSAFNPPSLGHKSVIDSLTHFDEVWLLPSIAHAWGKSMLAYDQRCALVDAFIADLGHAQVIRSRIEEQLHKPGESVTTYAVLEALSQRFPDYEFTFVLGPDNLFNFAKFYKAEEIVSRWSVLACPEKVKVRSTDIRNNLQKNLDVSHLTTPKVTKLLKNVTF; from the coding sequence ATGAATAAGAAAGTGGCTATCTTCGGCAGTGCATTTAACCCGCCAAGTCTGGGGCACAAAAGTGTTATCGACTCACTGACTCATTTTGATGAGGTCTGGCTGCTACCCAGTATTGCACATGCTTGGGGCAAGTCGATGCTCGCTTATGACCAACGTTGTGCATTAGTTGATGCTTTTATTGCGGATTTGGGGCACGCACAGGTGATACGCTCACGAATTGAGGAGCAACTGCATAAGCCAGGTGAAAGTGTCACTACCTATGCCGTATTGGAGGCACTTTCTCAACGTTTTCCAGATTATGAATTTACCTTTGTGCTGGGCCCGGATAACTTGTTTAATTTTGCCAAGTTCTATAAAGCCGAGGAGATTGTTTCTCGTTGGTCGGTGCTTGCTTGTCCAGAGAAGGTAAAAGTTCGCAGCACTGATATACGTAATAATCTCCAGAAAAATCTGGATGTTAGCCATCTTACTACGCCAAAAGTGACAAAATTATTAAAGAATGTCACTTTTTAG
- a CDS encoding cytosine deaminase, with protein sequence MSSMIIQNARLQDREGLHQVVIEHGKFSQIRDNDHAIDSQIEVIDAEGGLAVAPFCEPHIHLDTTQTAGEPNWNISGTLFEGIERWAERKALLSIEDVKQRAKQTLEWQIANGIQHVRTHVDVSDPTLTALKAMVEVREEMKEWVDIQIVAFPQEGILSYPNGKALLEEAVKLGADVVGAIPHFEFTREYGVESLHIAFDIARKYDCLIDVHCDEIDDEQSRFVETLAALAHKYEMGDKVTASHTTAMGSYNGAYASRLFRLLKMSGISFVANPLVNTHLQGRFDDYPKRRGITRVKEMLAANINVCFGHDDVFDPWYPLGTANMLQVLHMGLHVTQVMGYDQINQSLALISDNSAKAMNLQEKHGIDVGKPGNLLILPAENGFDAIRRQVPVRYSIRTGKVIAQTQPATTQIHLDSEKTIDFRR encoded by the coding sequence ATGTCATCGATGATTATTCAAAACGCACGCCTTCAAGACCGTGAAGGCTTGCACCAAGTTGTGATAGAGCACGGTAAGTTCAGCCAAATTCGCGATAATGACCATGCCATTGACTCTCAAATCGAGGTTATTGATGCTGAAGGTGGCTTAGCTGTTGCACCGTTTTGTGAGCCTCATATTCACCTCGATACCACCCAAACTGCTGGCGAGCCGAACTGGAATATCTCTGGAACACTGTTCGAAGGTATTGAACGTTGGGCAGAACGCAAAGCATTGCTCTCTATCGAAGATGTTAAGCAACGGGCTAAGCAGACGCTAGAGTGGCAGATTGCAAATGGTATCCAGCACGTTCGTACTCATGTCGATGTTTCTGACCCCACTCTCACCGCACTCAAAGCAATGGTGGAAGTGCGTGAAGAGATGAAAGAGTGGGTGGATATTCAAATCGTGGCTTTCCCACAAGAAGGTATTCTCTCTTACCCAAATGGTAAAGCTCTATTGGAAGAAGCGGTGAAGCTTGGTGCTGATGTGGTCGGCGCTATTCCACACTTTGAATTTACACGCGAATATGGCGTTGAATCTTTGCATATTGCTTTCGATATCGCACGCAAGTATGACTGCTTGATCGACGTTCACTGTGATGAAATTGATGATGAACAATCACGCTTTGTTGAGACACTTGCCGCACTCGCGCATAAGTACGAGATGGGTGATAAAGTCACTGCGAGCCACACAACAGCAATGGGCTCTTACAACGGAGCATACGCCTCTCGTTTGTTCCGCTTGCTGAAAATGTCTGGTATCAGTTTTGTAGCTAACCCTTTGGTGAACACTCACTTGCAAGGCCGTTTCGATGACTACCCGAAACGTCGCGGCATCACACGAGTAAAAGAGATGCTAGCGGCCAACATTAACGTCTGCTTTGGTCACGATGATGTCTTTGATCCTTGGTATCCGCTAGGCACTGCGAATATGCTGCAAGTGTTGCATATGGGTCTGCACGTGACTCAAGTGATGGGCTATGACCAAATTAACCAAAGCCTTGCGCTCATCAGTGATAACTCTGCAAAAGCGATGAATCTGCAAGAAAAGCACGGTATCGACGTCGGTAAACCTGGCAACTTGTTGATTTTGCCTGCTGAAAATGGCTTTGATGCCATTCGTCGTCAAGTTCCCGTGCGCTATTCAATTCGTACCGGTAAGGTCATTGCACAGACACAGCCTGCAACAACTCAAATCCACTTAGACTCCGAGAAAACCATCGACTTTCGTCGTTAG
- the codB gene encoding cytosine permease → MASDNNYSLGPVPSSARKGVASLTMVMLGLTFFSASMWTGGSLGAGLSFNDFFLAVLIGNLLLGIYTSFLGYIGASTGLSTHLLARFSFGSKGSWLPSALLGGTQVGWFGVGVAMFAIPVHHATGIDTNILIIVSGLLMTATVYFGIAALMILSAIAVPAIATLGGFSVLQAVDSVGGIDALKAIEPQEPLDFSIALAMVVGSFVSAGTLTADFVRFGKKPASAVAVTMIAFFVGNSLMFIFGAAGAAVTGESDISQVMIAQGLLIPAIIVLGLNIWTTNDNALYASGLGFSNITGLPSKYLSMVNGLVGTLCALWLYNNFVGWLTFLSLAIPPIGGVIIADFFMNRKRYANFEAAQFKTVNWAAIIAVALGVAAGHFLPGIVPLNAVLGGAVVYLVLNPLLNKNAAETQTA, encoded by the coding sequence TTGGCTTCTGACAACAACTACAGTTTGGGTCCCGTTCCCTCATCCGCACGTAAAGGTGTCGCATCGCTCACCATGGTGATGTTGGGGTTGACGTTCTTCTCAGCAAGCATGTGGACGGGTGGTTCACTCGGTGCAGGACTTAGCTTCAACGATTTCTTCTTAGCCGTACTCATCGGTAACCTTCTTCTCGGTATCTACACTTCTTTTCTTGGCTACATCGGCGCTTCAACTGGCCTCTCAACTCACCTTCTTGCTCGCTTCTCTTTTGGTTCAAAAGGCTCTTGGCTTCCTTCTGCTTTGCTTGGTGGTACTCAAGTCGGCTGGTTTGGTGTGGGCGTTGCCATGTTTGCGATCCCAGTTCATCATGCGACAGGTATCGATACCAACATCTTAATCATCGTATCTGGATTGCTAATGACGGCAACCGTTTACTTCGGTATTGCCGCACTGATGATCCTATCGGCCATCGCCGTTCCTGCGATTGCCACATTGGGTGGCTTCTCTGTATTGCAAGCGGTAGATAGTGTAGGTGGCATTGACGCACTGAAAGCGATTGAGCCACAAGAGCCGCTCGACTTCTCAATTGCGTTAGCTATGGTTGTAGGTTCATTTGTATCAGCGGGTACATTAACCGCTGATTTTGTTCGATTTGGTAAAAAGCCGGCTTCTGCTGTAGCCGTCACCATGATTGCTTTCTTCGTTGGTAACTCTTTAATGTTCATCTTCGGTGCGGCTGGCGCAGCCGTGACGGGTGAATCTGATATTTCACAAGTGATGATTGCCCAAGGCCTTCTAATCCCAGCAATTATCGTGTTGGGCCTCAACATTTGGACGACCAACGACAACGCACTTTACGCTTCAGGTCTTGGCTTCTCCAATATCACAGGGCTACCTAGTAAATATCTGTCCATGGTTAATGGTTTAGTTGGCACACTTTGCGCCCTGTGGCTTTATAACAACTTTGTTGGCTGGCTGACGTTCCTTTCTCTCGCTATTCCGCCAATTGGTGGTGTGATCATCGCTGATTTCTTCATGAACCGAAAACGTTATGCGAATTTTGAAGCGGCACAATTTAAGACTGTTAACTGGGCTGCTATTATTGCGGTAGCACTTGGTGTAGCAGCAGGTCACTTCTTACCAGGCATCGTGCCTCTCAATGCAGTACTTGGCGGCGCTGTAGTTTACCTTGTGCTTAATCCACTACTAAATAAAAATGCGGCTGAAACTCAGACTGCGTAG
- a CDS encoding LysE family translocator: MTFSVWLSLFTVCLLGAMSPGPSLAMVAKHSLAGGRANGLATAWAHALGIGFYAFITITGLSVLLVQAPAVFKGITLLGALYLAYLGWNSLRSKGGVVEKLEKGEQASLKQAAKEGLMISLLSPKIMVFFTALFSQFVAMADSLSNQVVIVTTPLIVDGLWYSLITLLLSSPLFIEKIRARALLIDRLTGIVLIGLAVRVLVTL; the protein is encoded by the coding sequence ATGACATTTTCAGTTTGGTTGTCATTATTTACAGTTTGCTTGCTTGGTGCGATGTCACCAGGGCCAAGCTTGGCCATGGTGGCCAAGCACAGTTTAGCGGGAGGGCGAGCCAATGGCTTAGCGACCGCTTGGGCACATGCCTTAGGTATTGGCTTTTATGCCTTTATCACTATTACAGGCTTGAGTGTTCTGCTTGTCCAAGCACCAGCCGTGTTTAAAGGTATTACTTTGCTGGGTGCTTTGTACCTCGCCTACTTGGGTTGGAACTCCTTACGCTCAAAAGGAGGTGTGGTTGAAAAGTTAGAGAAGGGCGAGCAAGCCTCTCTGAAACAAGCGGCGAAAGAAGGTTTGATGATTTCGCTGCTCAGTCCCAAGATTATGGTGTTCTTCACCGCGCTGTTTAGCCAATTTGTTGCCATGGCAGATTCACTGTCTAATCAAGTTGTGATTGTGACTACACCTCTGATTGTTGATGGTTTATGGTACAGCTTGATTACACTTTTACTTTCTAGTCCGCTCTTTATTGAGAAAATTCGCGCTAGGGCTCTGTTGATTGATCGCCTTACGGGCATTGTATTGATAGGATTGGCGGTTCGAGTATTAGTGACGCTCTAA
- a CDS encoding Gfo/Idh/MocA family protein, producing the protein MIRLAVIGTNWITDQFVAAALKTGEYALTAVYSRDLSNAQAFGEKYQVEHYFDDLSSLATSDVMDAVYIASPNSLHGPQAIQMMQAGKHVIVEKPMASNYALAKKMYEVAKDNSVVLFEAFMSPHTPNFKVVQQAIKEIGAIRLAHISYCQYSSRYQKYLDGEQPNTFNPAFSNGSIMDIGFYCVGAAVELFGAPVSIQASAHKLGSGVDSSGNVILSYPDFNVTLSHSKTSNSALPSEIQGEAGSVLVEMISYGESVTRINRDGKREDLTVEQDKNPMLYEAIQFARQVNEQFIDEHCQTRSLEVARVITEIRQQTGIVFPADVE; encoded by the coding sequence ATGATTCGTTTAGCGGTAATAGGGACCAACTGGATTACAGATCAATTTGTTGCGGCAGCTTTAAAGACAGGAGAGTATGCCCTTACAGCAGTATACTCACGCGATCTTTCAAATGCTCAAGCGTTTGGCGAAAAGTATCAAGTCGAGCACTACTTTGATGATCTATCGAGTCTAGCCACGAGTGATGTTATGGACGCGGTGTATATCGCCAGTCCGAACTCTCTGCATGGCCCACAAGCGATTCAGATGATGCAAGCGGGAAAACATGTCATTGTTGAAAAACCAATGGCGTCTAACTATGCGCTCGCCAAGAAAATGTATGAGGTGGCAAAGGATAACAGTGTTGTGCTGTTTGAAGCCTTTATGTCGCCACATACACCAAACTTCAAAGTGGTACAACAGGCCATCAAGGAGATTGGTGCGATTCGATTGGCCCACATAAGCTATTGCCAATACTCATCACGTTATCAAAAATATCTCGATGGCGAGCAGCCAAACACGTTTAATCCGGCTTTTTCAAACGGCTCAATCATGGATATTGGTTTTTACTGCGTCGGCGCAGCAGTGGAATTATTTGGCGCACCTGTTAGTATTCAGGCCAGCGCACACAAGCTGGGCTCTGGCGTCGATAGTAGCGGAAACGTAATTTTGTCCTATCCTGACTTTAACGTGACTCTTTCCCATTCAAAAACCAGCAACAGTGCTCTGCCCAGTGAGATTCAGGGCGAAGCGGGTAGCGTGCTAGTGGAGATGATCTCGTATGGCGAGAGCGTGACAAGAATCAATCGTGATGGGAAGCGTGAAGATTTAACCGTAGAGCAGGATAAAAATCCGATGCTTTACGAAGCCATCCAGTTTGCAAGGCAAGTGAATGAGCAGTTTATTGACGAGCACTGCCAAACCCGTTCACTGGAAGTGGCAAGAGTAATTACCGAAATTCGCCAGCAGACGGGAATAGTGTTCCCTGCTGATGTCGAATAG
- a CDS encoding OsmC family protein produces MQAEVKWIEEFKFLGHSQSGHSVVMDGNGGATAPSPMEMVLMAAGGCSSVDVVDGLKTAKQAVTECVASLSTERRETAPRIFTKVNIHFAVKGDNLDPAIVAKVAADSLEKYCSVCLMLGEGVEMTHSWEILE; encoded by the coding sequence ATGCAAGCAGAAGTAAAGTGGATCGAGGAGTTCAAGTTCCTTGGTCATTCGCAGTCTGGTCACTCAGTTGTGATGGACGGCAATGGCGGTGCGACAGCACCAAGCCCAATGGAAATGGTATTGATGGCGGCAGGCGGATGTAGCTCCGTTGATGTGGTTGATGGCCTGAAAACGGCAAAGCAAGCAGTGACTGAGTGTGTCGCAAGCCTAAGCACAGAGCGCCGTGAAACAGCGCCACGTATTTTCACCAAAGTAAACATTCACTTTGCGGTAAAGGGCGACAACCTAGATCCCGCTATTGTTGCAAAAGTAGCAGCAGATTCGCTAGAGAAATACTGCTCTGTTTGTTTGATGCTAGGGGAAGGCGTCGAAATGACCCACTCGTGGGAAATTCTGGAGTAG
- a CDS encoding response regulator encodes MKNNNKNQSLESLSVLVVDDCSTTLLLFKQQLKQIGVAKVNVVTNYQDALQSVGAHRYDVIILDYHLDRTVTGSQLASLFYRRKLISRSTGLLLVSGDTSQEAVLTGLSGHVPHFMKKPFQASDLAKRLVQVYLDQSALRKLEDKLSLIESFDERGLVHIVTKAPTAILAESYVLQTLVRQKRWDCLKQWLSHSPTPVHVQKLIAQAHLQAQQGDKDRALHAVEDYIRDNPLAIHAMDLATQFYIEADNNHEAFHYAHLAFRKTPSISARAITAARLATELHKWDKLLEIGRAYASSLSVADVTWISSMLVYGKCLQRALTKILAASKRDGFVLSIQEIFDITYQRLSSSQCRSMDLYKQLFLIGVRKEQQRHREAKLILIKTVLPYIDDVATIPTCLLIESFFHLHFYQEAWFAEKVADEIAKRNMFDEETEELLGEYHRYRGLETEPTPQENRLSSIVIS; translated from the coding sequence GTGAAAAATAATAACAAAAACCAATCCTTAGAGAGCCTATCTGTCTTGGTCGTGGATGACTGCAGCACAACACTATTGCTGTTCAAACAACAACTCAAACAGATCGGTGTCGCTAAGGTTAATGTAGTGACAAACTATCAAGACGCGCTGCAGTCAGTGGGCGCACATCGCTACGATGTCATCATTCTCGACTATCATCTCGATAGAACGGTTACGGGGAGCCAACTCGCAAGCCTATTTTATCGGCGTAAGTTGATTAGTCGTAGCACTGGCTTATTGTTGGTCTCTGGTGACACAAGTCAAGAAGCGGTATTAACGGGTCTTTCTGGTCATGTGCCGCACTTTATGAAGAAGCCATTTCAGGCAAGTGATTTAGCCAAACGTTTAGTACAAGTGTATTTGGACCAATCCGCATTGCGTAAACTCGAGGACAAACTCTCTTTAATCGAGAGCTTTGATGAACGAGGCTTAGTTCATATCGTCACAAAAGCACCGACAGCCATTCTCGCAGAATCCTACGTTTTGCAAACTCTCGTCAGACAAAAACGTTGGGACTGTCTTAAACAGTGGTTATCCCACTCTCCTACACCTGTCCATGTGCAAAAACTGATTGCACAAGCACACTTACAAGCACAACAGGGCGACAAAGATCGCGCATTGCATGCTGTAGAGGACTACATTCGGGATAACCCTTTAGCGATCCACGCAATGGATTTAGCCACACAGTTCTATATTGAAGCCGATAACAATCACGAGGCCTTTCATTACGCTCATCTCGCGTTTAGAAAAACGCCCAGTATCAGTGCAAGAGCCATCACTGCCGCCCGTTTGGCGACCGAACTGCATAAATGGGATAAGCTACTAGAAATTGGGCGCGCCTATGCGAGCTCGCTTTCTGTTGCTGATGTCACCTGGATCAGCTCTATGTTGGTTTATGGCAAGTGTTTGCAAAGAGCGCTTACGAAAATACTGGCCGCGTCAAAGCGCGATGGCTTTGTCCTCTCGATACAAGAAATCTTTGATATCACCTACCAACGTCTGTCAAGCAGCCAATGTCGCTCGATGGATCTCTATAAACAACTCTTTTTAATCGGAGTGAGAAAAGAGCAACAACGACACAGAGAAGCAAAACTCATCCTCATCAAGACAGTGCTGCCTTACATTGATGACGTCGCCACCATCCCTACTTGCCTCTTAATTGAATCTTTCTTTCACTTACACTTCTACCAAGAAGCTTGGTTTGCTGAAAAAGTGGCCGATGAAATAGCGAAACGCAACATGTTTGATGAAGAAACCGAGGAGTTGCTGGGCGAATACCATCGCTACCGAGGTTTAGAAACAGAGCCAACCCCACAAGAGAACCGATTGAGTTCAATTGTCATCAGCTAA
- a CDS encoding glutaredoxin family protein yields MTQPIKITLYRWAGSWGPFKVNIPCGECTLTKDILQDTFATELEGIPVELETKDWLSHWWEPLKAGGWHAPIIMVEGKIISQGEALNRGVLVQSVITEWTKRDEIKGNVVFGKATCPYCVKAKKALDEAGIDYTYHDVVKDSAALFRMIPEVKAIIGEKTPVTVPQIWLDGQYVGGFDNLEKYLESHQSQTPRDNIVSLDSRAS; encoded by the coding sequence ATGACACAGCCAATCAAAATCACTCTTTATCGCTGGGCAGGAAGCTGGGGACCATTCAAGGTCAATATCCCATGTGGTGAGTGCACTTTAACCAAAGACATTCTGCAAGATACTTTCGCAACAGAGCTAGAGGGTATCCCTGTCGAGCTAGAGACAAAAGATTGGTTATCTCATTGGTGGGAGCCGCTAAAAGCGGGTGGCTGGCATGCGCCAATTATCATGGTGGAAGGAAAAATTATCAGCCAAGGTGAAGCACTAAACCGTGGTGTGTTGGTGCAATCCGTGATAACAGAATGGACAAAACGTGATGAGATTAAAGGTAATGTGGTGTTCGGTAAAGCGACTTGCCCTTACTGTGTCAAAGCGAAAAAAGCGCTCGATGAGGCCGGAATTGACTACACCTATCACGATGTGGTGAAAGACAGTGCTGCCTTGTTCCGGATGATTCCTGAAGTAAAAGCAATTATCGGTGAGAAAACGCCCGTCACCGTCCCTCAAATTTGGCTGGATGGCCAATATGTAGGGGGATTTGATAATTTGGAAAAGTACTTAGAGTCACATCAAAGCCAAACGCCTCGAGATAACATTGTCAGCCTTGATTCAAGAGCCAGCTAA
- a CDS encoding porin — protein MKTSAVASALLLALASTSTVAATVYSNDGTELSIGGRAEFRGDFTDAVEGSMEDNSRARLNVKGSSEITSGLTAFAFYEAEHKTGDKQFSNRYLYAGLDTEVGAFSAGRQDMAAVIVSDMTDITEFSGLQQYTDASSDKTNSVFAYRGSFDAVQVEATYSAAEGKDEDLYSIAGMYSAPFGLDVALSYSADAGDETQFLGGLGYTFENLYVAGTFSVGDVDNNTEFTAYELSAAYKLTSEFSVALNYGYAEEDEKGAGKTDTVDQFEVAGYYKFNSNFRTYVSYLAQQLKDEDDVVRLGVRYDF, from the coding sequence ATGAAAACTTCAGCAGTGGCAAGCGCACTACTACTAGCACTAGCTTCTACTTCTACAGTAGCGGCAACGGTATACAGCAACGATGGTACTGAGCTATCTATCGGAGGTCGTGCTGAATTCCGTGGTGACTTCACGGACGCAGTAGAGGGTTCGATGGAAGATAACTCTCGTGCTCGCCTAAATGTTAAAGGTTCAAGCGAAATCACTTCAGGTTTAACTGCATTCGCTTTCTACGAAGCTGAGCACAAAACTGGTGATAAGCAATTCTCAAACCGCTACCTATATGCTGGTCTTGACACTGAAGTCGGTGCTTTCTCAGCAGGTCGCCAAGATATGGCAGCAGTTATCGTATCTGACATGACAGATATCACTGAGTTCTCTGGCCTACAACAATACACAGACGCTTCTTCTGATAAAACTAACAGTGTATTTGCTTACCGTGGTTCATTCGATGCAGTACAAGTTGAAGCGACTTACTCTGCAGCCGAAGGTAAGGATGAAGATCTATACTCTATCGCAGGTATGTACTCTGCACCATTCGGTCTAGATGTAGCACTTTCTTACTCAGCAGACGCTGGTGACGAGACTCAATTCCTTGGTGGTCTTGGCTACACATTCGAAAACCTATACGTTGCTGGTACGTTCTCTGTAGGTGACGTTGACAACAACACTGAATTCACAGCATACGAACTTTCTGCTGCGTACAAGCTAACTTCTGAGTTCTCAGTTGCACTTAACTACGGCTACGCAGAAGAAGATGAGAAAGGCGCTGGTAAAACAGATACTGTTGACCAGTTCGAAGTAGCTGGCTACTACAAGTTCAACAGCAACTTCCGCACTTACGTATCATACCTAGCTCAACAACTTAAAGATGAAGACGATGTTGTTCGCCTAGGTGTACGTTACGACTTCTAA
- a CDS encoding porin, which translates to MNKNILAIAIAAATFGTQAVAVELYNNDGTTFSMGGHVTAALAGGEERDTTVEAVSPRINVTATQDMGNGFTIDARGEWSLNFLENGGNSFSTRLGYIGLTHEEMGRGVIGTQWAPFYDVASLTDMPIAFANDFLYDGMYGGDFALSGQTRADQMISYRNGFDFGDAGALDFGLGWQGKNDGDFADYNDRVQIALSYSIMGAKVGYAYSTGDVTESNNKRSLDFHAVSAAYGSYGNGLYLAALYQMTEDENVTDIDAYELIAAYALANSLNLSINYETVESQDKNASKETDREEMALQAEYNFTSNVVGFGGYQFDLEGDDDRFMIGARVYL; encoded by the coding sequence ATGAACAAAAATATCCTTGCTATTGCAATCGCAGCTGCAACATTCGGCACACAAGCTGTTGCTGTTGAACTATACAACAACGACGGCACTACTTTCTCTATGGGCGGTCACGTTACTGCAGCTCTAGCTGGCGGTGAAGAGCGTGATACAACTGTTGAAGCAGTTTCTCCACGTATCAACGTAACTGCTACTCAAGACATGGGCAACGGTTTCACAATTGATGCACGTGGTGAGTGGTCTCTTAACTTCCTAGAGAACGGCGGCAACTCTTTCTCTACTCGTTTGGGTTACATTGGTCTTACTCACGAAGAAATGGGTCGTGGTGTAATTGGTACACAGTGGGCACCGTTCTACGATGTTGCTAGCCTGACAGATATGCCTATCGCGTTTGCCAATGACTTCCTATACGATGGCATGTACGGTGGTGATTTTGCTCTAAGTGGTCAAACTCGTGCTGACCAAATGATTTCTTACCGCAATGGTTTTGATTTCGGTGACGCTGGTGCTCTTGACTTTGGTCTAGGCTGGCAAGGTAAGAACGACGGTGATTTCGCTGACTACAATGACCGCGTTCAAATTGCTCTTTCTTACTCAATCATGGGTGCTAAAGTAGGTTACGCATACAGCACTGGTGATGTAACTGAGTCTAACAACAAGCGTTCTCTAGACTTCCACGCGGTATCTGCTGCATACGGTTCATACGGTAACGGTCTATACCTAGCGGCTCTATACCAAATGACTGAAGACGAGAATGTTACAGATATCGATGCTTACGAATTGATCGCTGCATACGCTCTTGCAAACAGCTTGAACCTAAGCATCAACTACGAAACAGTTGAGTCTCAAGATAAGAACGCTTCTAAAGAAACGGATCGTGAAGAGATGGCTCTACAAGCTGAGTACAACTTCACTTCAAACGTAGTTGGTTTCGGTGGCTACCAGTTTGACCTTGAAGGCGACGACGATCGCTTCATGATCGGTGCACGTGTTTACCTATAA
- a CDS encoding phosphotransferase has translation MESGKWKVESGKWKVESGKWKVESGKWKVESGKWKVESFGYIELDVNTINKSS, from the coding sequence ATGGAAAGTGGAAAGTGGAAAGTGGAAAGTGGAAAGTGGAAAGTGGAAAGTGGAAAGTGGAAAGTGGAAAGTGGAAAGTGGAAAGTGGAAAGTGGAAAGTGGAAAGTGGAAAGCTTTGGGTACATTGAACTCGATGTCAATACAATAAACAAGTCATCCTGA
- a CDS encoding fumarylacetoacetate hydrolase family protein encodes MTSVRYGEQQLYPSKVVCVGRNYVEHIHELGNAIPDEMVVFNKPSTSIASQLNAFSQEPLHYEAEICFLVQNNRLSAVATGLDLTKRGLQSELKSKGLPWERAKAFDGSAVFSRFLSLDSMDVNNLQIELFINCVRVQCGHVSQMLYPPLTILSELQTYTTLQDNDIIMTGTPSGVGVVHSGDVFLLRLKEGEKTLIETEWVAV; translated from the coding sequence ATGACTTCAGTACGCTATGGAGAGCAGCAGTTGTACCCAAGCAAAGTTGTGTGCGTTGGACGTAACTATGTAGAACACATCCATGAGCTAGGAAATGCTATCCCTGACGAAATGGTCGTGTTTAATAAACCAAGTACGTCGATTGCTTCACAACTCAACGCTTTTTCTCAAGAGCCGCTGCACTATGAGGCTGAGATCTGCTTCTTAGTACAGAACAATCGGCTTTCCGCTGTCGCTACCGGTTTAGACTTAACTAAGCGTGGTCTACAAAGTGAGCTCAAATCGAAGGGCCTACCTTGGGAGCGTGCCAAAGCATTCGATGGTTCTGCGGTTTTTAGTCGTTTTCTCTCATTGGATTCGATGGATGTAAATAACCTACAAATCGAGCTTTTCATCAACTGTGTGCGAGTGCAATGTGGTCACGTAAGCCAAATGCTCTATCCGCCTTTGACTATTTTGTCAGAGCTGCAGACGTATACTACCTTGCAAGACAACGACATCATCATGACAGGTACACCGAGCGGTGTGGGTGTGGTGCATTCGGGTGATGTATTTCTATTGAGGCTAAAGGAAGGGGAGAAGACTTTGATCGAGACAGAGTGGGTGGCTGTGTAG